A region of Mugil cephalus isolate CIBA_MC_2020 chromosome 3, CIBA_Mcephalus_1.1, whole genome shotgun sequence DNA encodes the following proteins:
- the fgf7 gene encoding fibroblast growth factor 7, with product MRKWMLTWNLQNLFSGLYLHAIFLFGSVCVVYSDCTPEQLAAIMNCSKHERHTRNYDYMEGGDVRIRQLFSRTQWFLTIDDSGNINGTQDPTNCYSILEIRTVSEGGILAIKGVKSQYYICMNKAGQLQSKRIYNENCNFKEVFLENYFNAYSSAKWTKNGKEMFIALSQKGRPLRGKKTRREHVASHFIPMKCREEERRVD from the exons ATGCGCAAATGGATGCTGACATGGAACCTTCAAAATCTGTTCTCGGGACTCTACCTGCATGCAATTTTTCTGtttggcagtgtgtgtgtggtctacAGTGACTGCACTCCAGAGCAACTTGCTGCCATCATGAACTGCTCCAAACATGAGCGCCACACCAGGAACTATGATTATATGGAAGGAGGAGATGTGCGCATCCGACAGCTATTCAGCCGAACACAGTGGTTCCTAACGATTGATGACTCTGGCAACATCAATGGGACTCAAGATCCCACCAACTGCTACA GTATCCTGGAGATCAGGACAGTGTCTGAGGGGGGCATACTTGCTATCAAAGGCGTGAAGAGCCAGTACTATATCTGTATGAACAAGGCTGGACAGCTGCAAAGCAAG AGGATCTACAATGAAAACTGCAACTTCAAGGAGGTTTTTCTAGAAAACTACTTCAATGCTTATTCCTCTGCAAAGTGGACTAAAAATGGCAAGGAAATGTTCATAGCCCTGTCTCAGAAGGGAAGGCCACTACGGGGGAAGAAGACCAGGAGGGAGCATGTAGCATCTCACTTCATCCCTATGAaatgcagggaggaggagaggagagtggacTGA